A genomic stretch from Paenibacillus sp. includes:
- a CDS encoding YqkE family protein yields MGKRKAGGSSFGAKAGETKAAAASQEKGLTLKDALGADVLAKLKAQAEELKAQEARERERQRVEAEERRKQEQKRLENDFEHLLNNSSMDWKKYK; encoded by the coding sequence ATGGGGAAACGAAAAGCGGGCGGTTCCTCGTTCGGGGCGAAGGCCGGCGAGACGAAGGCCGCCGCGGCTTCGCAGGAGAAGGGGCTTACGCTGAAGGACGCGCTCGGCGCGGACGTGCTCGCGAAGCTCAAGGCGCAGGCCGAGGAGCTGAAAGCGCAGGAAGCGCGGGAGCGAGAGCGTCAGCGCGTCGAGGCGGAGGAACGCCGCAAGCAGGAGCAGAAGCGGCTCGAGAACGACTTCGAGCATTTGCTGAACAACAGTTCGATGGATTGGAAGAAGTACAAGTAG
- a CDS encoding LuxR family transcriptional regulator — MYERQTERIGDRIEALSERLFVGRGVELAVFSAFLERGAPRPERIVNVCGGSGIGKSFLLDRFRRLAAAAGRPALTVDLREAGRSAEAAARLILERCGAADAPEGADAAGRCADAVNALAAPDGLVLFLDPCDDLGGIDQWLRERWFPQLRADVLIVMASRRPLQGPWAIDPAWRALIVHLELGRLSYDDVREYGRRIGAADEAELDGLWVRSMGHPLALALIAAGAGGPAARRLELPEQWDALVRHWTEEASDPELAELLSAAAVARRFDQEGLAALRGADVPDALFDRLVQLSCFRRTDHGWGMHDMIRDALRRSFRARKPDAFERCRARWIAHTVERLERKRREGRPVAHETAELLQYVGSPVLRAHYRHAGFSSAYVEDATPATAAEAEAYIRRRRDTAKPVRIRCADPETGTLYRYNLTAEESAMRLRGVEPRLLLAQDPRALRLVRDESGAVAGLIAAVPIHRGTVPYLREAPISRAYFAALPPERLRLHCADPDAPIGWYLLSVDMDDPEREDRRSDIVHIMLDYVLAGGIVVSSPPPLPHYEQSHRSLGFEPVAGAEHEDYGGGAPAITYAIDTRGEKLAEWLRRMVGPVSPPENPVAAPSFALTPKEREVAKHLAGGATNQQIASLMFISEAAVKKHIQSMLGKAGVQNRTQLATRLAEFL; from the coding sequence GTGTACGAACGACAAACAGAACGGATCGGGGATCGAATTGAAGCGCTGAGCGAGCGGCTGTTCGTCGGGCGCGGGGTCGAGCTCGCGGTGTTCTCCGCTTTCTTGGAGAGGGGGGCGCCCCGCCCCGAGCGCATCGTGAACGTATGCGGCGGCAGCGGCATAGGGAAAAGCTTCCTGCTCGACCGGTTTCGCAGGCTGGCGGCCGCCGCCGGACGGCCCGCGCTGACCGTCGATCTCCGGGAGGCCGGCCGCAGCGCGGAAGCCGCGGCGCGCCTCATCCTGGAGCGCTGCGGCGCCGCGGACGCGCCCGAGGGCGCGGACGCCGCCGGGCGATGCGCGGACGCGGTCAACGCCTTGGCGGCGCCGGACGGGCTCGTCTTGTTCCTCGATCCGTGCGACGACCTCGGCGGCATCGACCAATGGCTGCGGGAACGGTGGTTCCCGCAGCTCCGCGCGGACGTCTTGATCGTCATGGCGAGCCGGCGGCCGCTCCAAGGCCCTTGGGCGATCGATCCCGCGTGGCGGGCCTTGATCGTCCACCTTGAGCTGGGGCGCCTCTCGTACGACGACGTCCGCGAGTACGGCCGCCGCATCGGCGCGGCGGACGAGGCCGAGCTCGACGGCCTATGGGTCCGCTCGATGGGCCACCCGCTGGCGCTCGCGCTGATCGCCGCCGGAGCCGGCGGCCCGGCCGCCCGCCGGCTCGAGCTGCCCGAGCAATGGGACGCGCTCGTGCGCCATTGGACGGAGGAAGCGTCCGACCCGGAGCTCGCCGAGCTGCTGTCGGCCGCCGCCGTCGCCCGCCGCTTCGACCAGGAAGGGCTCGCCGCGCTGCGCGGCGCCGACGTACCGGACGCGCTGTTCGACCGGCTCGTGCAGCTGTCGTGCTTCCGGCGGACCGATCACGGGTGGGGCATGCACGACATGATCCGCGACGCGCTGCGCCGCAGCTTCCGCGCGCGCAAGCCGGACGCGTTCGAGAGGTGCCGCGCCCGCTGGATCGCCCACACGGTCGAACGGCTGGAGCGCAAACGGCGCGAAGGCCGGCCCGTCGCGCACGAAACCGCGGAGCTGCTCCAGTACGTCGGCAGCCCGGTGCTGCGGGCGCATTACCGGCATGCCGGCTTCTCGTCCGCTTATGTGGAGGACGCGACGCCGGCGACGGCCGCGGAGGCCGAAGCGTACATTCGGCGGCGGCGCGACACCGCGAAACCGGTCCGCATCCGCTGCGCCGATCCGGAAACCGGGACGCTGTACCGGTATAACCTTACGGCGGAGGAGAGCGCCATGCGCCTCCGCGGCGTGGAGCCGAGGCTCCTGCTCGCGCAGGACCCGAGAGCGCTGCGCCTCGTGCGCGACGAGAGCGGCGCCGTCGCCGGGCTGATCGCGGCCGTGCCGATCCACCGCGGGACCGTGCCTTATCTTCGGGAAGCGCCGATCAGCCGCGCCTATTTCGCCGCGCTTCCGCCGGAGCGTCTGCGCCTCCACTGCGCCGACCCCGATGCGCCGATCGGGTGGTACTTGCTGTCGGTCGACATGGACGACCCCGAGCGCGAGGACCGCCGCTCCGACATCGTGCATATCATGCTCGATTACGTCCTCGCCGGCGGCATCGTCGTCTCTTCGCCGCCCCCGCTGCCGCATTACGAGCAGTCGCACCGCAGCCTCGGCTTCGAGCCGGTCGCGGGCGCGGAGCACGAAGATTACGGCGGCGGCGCGCCGGCGATCACGTATGCGATCGACACCCGAGGGGAGAAGCTGGCGGAATGGCTTCGGCGCATGGTCGGCCCCGTCTCCCCGCCGGAGAACCCCGTCGCGGCGCCGTCGTTCGCGCTCACCCCGAAGGAGCGGGAGGTCGCGAAGCATTTGGCCGGCGGGGCGACCAATCAACAAATCGCCTCGCTGATGTTCATCAGCGAGGCGGCGGTCAAAAAACATATTCAGTCCATGCTCGGAAAAGCGGGCGTTCAGAACCGCACGCAGCTGGCGACGCGGCTCGCGGAATTCCTTTAG
- a CDS encoding EAL domain-containing protein has protein sequence MSKPPISPCEGSNFESLFRYNLDAVFILDAEGRFADANEAGEQLLGCGKAQLLGRTLFEVVAAPYTDIVRSGFQSALRKEASRTMDANIVRPDGGTAEITIVAMPLSTDVPGALVIAKDKTLQNQALRLVAGQNQVLEMIATTQNLDAILHQMITLIEEQSGAYCSVLLLDKTTGKLNLKAAPSMPEEFNRNLVDIPVGLRHGSCGTSAYLKSPVIVDDIDTDERWEDYRQLTAPYGFKACWSVPIMQDQEVVGTFAMYYKEKRSPSKGALNMLERAGALAGLAIERQRQDDTIRRLAFRDALTGLANRRLLEDSLDEAIRSAEANDTVVALLFLDLDRFKIVNDSMGHRFGDLLLRQVSERLLETAGEFGVIARQGGDEFVLLLAGADEAEAIRTAENIVTAFQTPFYVNHQELFVTPSIGISVFPTHGRDPQTLLKNADYAMYQAKQSGRNGYRLFDPELQKKAEKQLETENHLRRALGRGELHLLYQPQVDIRTGRIIGVEALIRWHHTSWGLISPAAFIPLAEETGLILPIGDWVLNEACRQAKAWLDEGLPPMTMSVNISARQFQQPDFAATVEAALRSSGLPPHWLEVELTESYMMDKALSSAVIQRLKQLGVGVAIDDFGTGYSSLHYLKHLAIDRLKIDQSFVRDLLVDQNDRDIVKAILTMSHSLGIQAIAEGVELREQADFLRNNGCAQAQGYLFAHPLPARAIPERVRAAGAAE, from the coding sequence GTGAGCAAACCCCCGATATCGCCTTGCGAGGGCTCGAATTTCGAGTCCTTGTTCCGATACAATTTGGACGCCGTGTTTATTCTGGACGCCGAAGGCCGATTCGCGGACGCGAACGAGGCGGGCGAGCAGCTGCTCGGCTGCGGCAAAGCCCAGCTCCTCGGGCGAACGCTGTTCGAGGTCGTCGCCGCCCCGTACACGGACATCGTGCGCTCCGGCTTTCAGTCCGCCCTTCGGAAAGAAGCGTCCCGGACGATGGATGCCAACATCGTCCGCCCGGACGGCGGCACGGCGGAAATTACGATCGTCGCGATGCCGCTGAGCACGGACGTCCCGGGCGCGCTCGTCATCGCGAAAGATAAAACGCTGCAAAATCAAGCGCTCCGTCTCGTCGCCGGCCAAAACCAAGTGCTCGAGATGATCGCGACGACGCAAAACCTCGACGCGATCCTCCATCAGATGATTACATTGATCGAAGAGCAGTCCGGCGCGTATTGTTCGGTGCTGCTGCTGGATAAAACGACAGGAAAACTGAACTTGAAGGCGGCCCCGAGCATGCCGGAGGAGTTCAACCGAAACTTGGTTGATATTCCCGTCGGATTGCGTCACGGTTCGTGCGGCACGTCGGCGTATCTCAAGTCCCCCGTCATCGTGGACGATATCGACACGGACGAGCGGTGGGAAGACTATCGCCAGCTTACGGCGCCGTACGGGTTCAAGGCGTGCTGGTCGGTGCCGATTATGCAGGACCAGGAAGTCGTCGGCACGTTCGCGATGTATTACAAGGAAAAGCGGTCTCCGAGCAAGGGAGCGCTCAACATGCTCGAACGCGCAGGCGCGCTGGCCGGGCTCGCGATCGAGCGGCAGCGCCAAGACGACACGATCCGGCGCCTGGCGTTCCGGGACGCGTTGACCGGTCTTGCGAACCGGCGGCTGCTCGAAGATTCGCTCGACGAGGCCATTCGCAGCGCCGAAGCGAACGACACCGTCGTTGCACTCCTATTCCTCGATCTCGACCGCTTCAAAATCGTGAACGACTCCATGGGGCATCGTTTCGGGGACTTGCTGCTCCGCCAAGTGTCCGAGCGGCTCCTCGAGACGGCCGGCGAGTTCGGCGTCATCGCCCGGCAGGGCGGCGACGAATTCGTGCTGCTGCTCGCCGGCGCCGACGAGGCGGAGGCGATCCGCACCGCGGAAAACATCGTGACGGCCTTCCAGACGCCGTTCTACGTCAACCACCAAGAGCTGTTCGTCACGCCCAGCATCGGCATCAGCGTGTTCCCGACCCACGGCCGGGACCCGCAGACGCTGCTGAAAAACGCGGATTACGCGATGTATCAGGCGAAACAGAGCGGCCGCAACGGCTACCGGCTGTTCGATCCGGAGCTGCAGAAGAAAGCCGAGAAGCAGCTTGAAACGGAAAACCATTTGCGGCGCGCGCTGGGCCGCGGCGAGCTGCATTTGCTGTATCAGCCGCAAGTCGACATCCGGACGGGACGGATCATCGGCGTCGAAGCGCTCATCCGTTGGCATCACACATCTTGGGGGCTCATCTCCCCCGCCGCATTCATCCCGCTCGCCGAGGAGACAGGGCTCATTTTGCCGATCGGGGATTGGGTGCTCAACGAAGCGTGCCGCCAAGCGAAGGCGTGGCTCGACGAAGGGCTTCCGCCGATGACGATGTCCGTCAACATCTCGGCGCGGCAATTCCAGCAGCCCGATTTCGCGGCGACCGTGGAAGCGGCGCTCCGATCGAGCGGACTCCCGCCTCATTGGCTCGAGGTGGAACTGACGGAAAGCTACATGATGGATAAGGCGCTGTCGTCCGCCGTCATCCAGCGGCTGAAGCAGCTCGGCGTCGGCGTCGCGATCGACGACTTCGGCACCGGGTACAGTTCGCTGCATTACCTGAAGCACCTCGCGATCGACCGGCTCAAAATCGATCAGTCGTTCGTTCGGGATTTGCTCGTGGATCAGAACGACCGCGACATCGTGAAGGCGATCCTGACGATGTCGCATAGCCTTGGCATCCAAGCGATCGCCGAAGGGGTCGAACTGCGGGAGCAGGCCGATTTTCTCCGGAACAACGGCTGCGCCCAAGCCCAAGGGTACCTGTTCGCGCACCCGCTGCCCGCGAGGGCGATTCCGGAGCGCGTTCGCGCCGCCGGCGCCGCCGAATAA
- a CDS encoding polysaccharide deacetylase, protein MIGSWGKRLAMVTTTAVLLLTWPQTAKEADVLAASNVAIAPAAVESEKAGAAAVSVEKAVAAEEPPQARAAQPPEETPTPAAAPMRAEPPAAAESSVPPQAAPSEPIEEKAADPREVYARLAAGDRTGGDLGEKRQYAAPEQPTVYLTFDDGPSKWTPKVLDILKEYEVPATFFVLGSLAEQQEETVRRIVREGHALGNHTYDHTYKNLYGSFASFWEQVQRTDDILERIAGEPVTLLRAPGGTASNFDAFYFYYLEKAGYSVHDWNVDSGDSRRKGVPAAEIVANVKRAKLTHEMNVLLHDGAGHEESVKALPDIIRYFKDKGYRFAALSEDVKPIAFRVGKPKWSRNVDAKEHERLLALVEAGASRAGPDDTWVPLRTWAGEAGAAVAWDAEAETARVVIGGTTVEWNVRTKSGRAIGADGRASSIAFVFELKNERLYVPRAAVEAYLQDGGGVRTASVPFAQESL, encoded by the coding sequence ATGATAGGTTCTTGGGGCAAACGGTTGGCGATGGTGACGACGACGGCGGTGCTGCTGCTCACGTGGCCGCAGACCGCCAAAGAGGCGGACGTGCTGGCGGCTTCGAATGTGGCGATCGCGCCTGCGGCGGTCGAGTCGGAGAAGGCGGGGGCGGCCGCGGTATCGGTCGAGAAGGCGGTCGCGGCGGAAGAGCCGCCGCAGGCTCGCGCCGCGCAGCCGCCGGAAGAGACGCCGACGCCCGCGGCCGCGCCGATGCGCGCGGAACCGCCGGCGGCAGCCGAGTCGTCGGTTCCGCCGCAAGCGGCCCCTTCGGAACCGATAGAAGAGAAGGCGGCCGATCCGCGGGAGGTGTACGCCCGGCTGGCCGCGGGGGATCGCACCGGGGGAGACCTCGGGGAGAAACGGCAATACGCCGCGCCGGAACAGCCGACCGTCTATTTGACGTTCGACGACGGCCCCTCGAAGTGGACGCCGAAAGTGCTCGATATTTTGAAAGAATACGAGGTTCCCGCCACCTTCTTCGTGCTCGGCTCGCTGGCCGAACAGCAGGAAGAGACGGTGCGCCGCATCGTCCGGGAGGGTCACGCCCTCGGGAATCACACGTACGATCATACATATAAAAACTTGTACGGCAGCTTCGCGTCGTTCTGGGAGCAGGTGCAGCGGACCGACGACATCTTGGAGCGCATCGCGGGGGAGCCGGTGACGCTGCTGCGGGCGCCCGGCGGCACCGCGTCGAATTTCGACGCCTTCTACTTCTACTATTTGGAGAAGGCCGGCTATTCGGTGCACGACTGGAACGTCGACTCCGGCGATTCGAGGCGCAAAGGCGTGCCGGCGGCCGAAATCGTCGCGAACGTGAAGCGGGCGAAGCTAACGCACGAAATGAACGTGCTGCTGCACGACGGGGCGGGGCACGAGGAGAGCGTGAAGGCGCTGCCGGACATCATTCGTTATTTCAAGGACAAAGGCTACCGGTTCGCGGCGCTCTCCGAGGACGTGAAGCCGATCGCGTTCCGGGTCGGCAAGCCGAAGTGGAGCCGGAACGTGGACGCGAAGGAGCACGAGCGGCTGCTGGCGCTCGTCGAAGCCGGCGCTTCGAGGGCGGGACCGGACGACACGTGGGTGCCCTTGCGGACGTGGGCCGGGGAAGCGGGAGCCGCCGTCGCTTGGGACGCCGAAGCGGAGACGGCGAGAGTCGTCATCGGCGGCACGACGGTGGAGTGGAACGTCCGGACGAAGTCGGGACGGGCGATCGGCGCCGACGGGCGCGCGTCAAGCATCGCGTTCGTCTTCGAGCTGAAGAACGAGCGGCTGTACGTGCCGAGAGCGGCGGTTGAGGCGTATTTGCAGGACGGCGGCGGCGTTCGCACCGCAAGCGTGCCGTTCGCGCAGGAAAGCTTGTAA
- the ilvN gene encoding acetolactate synthase small subunit, whose product MKNRKTLSLLVADHPGVLQRVAGLFGRRGFNIDSIAVGECEQPGCARMTIVTPDEGRGVDQIVRQLEKLVDVYEVRVLDRPAVSRQYMLVRVRLAPGEERAQRLRKWSESFPCEVLDVRDDAVALQLVASRAQNRALLRLIAAEADVEQVACAGEVALPL is encoded by the coding sequence ATGAAAAATCGGAAGACGCTGTCGCTGCTCGTCGCCGACCACCCCGGCGTCCTGCAGCGCGTCGCAGGCTTGTTCGGCCGGCGCGGCTTCAATATCGATAGCATCGCGGTGGGCGAATGCGAGCAGCCGGGCTGCGCGCGCATGACGATCGTGACGCCGGACGAGGGCCGCGGGGTGGACCAAATCGTGCGGCAGCTGGAGAAGCTGGTGGACGTATACGAGGTCCGCGTGCTCGACCGGCCGGCAGTATCCCGGCAGTATATGCTGGTCCGCGTCCGTCTCGCGCCGGGGGAGGAACGGGCGCAGCGGCTGCGGAAATGGTCGGAGTCGTTCCCGTGCGAGGTGCTCGACGTGCGGGACGACGCCGTCGCGCTGCAGCTCGTGGCGAGCCGGGCGCAAAACCGCGCGCTGCTTCGGCTCATCGCCGCCGAGGCCGACGTCGAGCAAGTCGCGTGCGCGGGCGAAGTCGCTTTGCCTCTGTGA
- the ilvB gene encoding biosynthetic-type acetolactate synthase large subunit has product MIESNASAPPAPIRCSGSEILLRTLLAEGVDAVFGYPGGAVLYMYDAMHGNPEFRHVLTRHEQGAIHAADGYARSTGKTGVCLATSGPGATNLVTGIAAAYADSVPLVVITGNVATEFTGTDAFQEADIVGITQSITKHSYYVRRAEDLARVLREAFHIAGTGRKGPVLVDIPKDVSAAEAEFALPDRVDVPGYRAPSGFDAEAAARLAARLRTARRPALLAGAGVIHADASAELAAFAERTQCPVAATLLGLGAFPADHPLWLGMAGMHGTVAANTALQECDLLIAVGARFDDRVTMKLDAFAPKAAVAHIDIDPAEIGKLVPTAIAVEGDARGALAWLARHTEPRSDGGAWVRELASRKARFPLAYDRSGDGLKPQYVIELIDRTTNGEAIVTTDVGQHQMWTAQFYRFRRPRSLLTSGGLGAMGFGFPAAIGAQIGNPDRVVVSVNGDGGMQMCAQELAVCAIHRLPVKIAVINNRTLGMIRQWQKLIYDERYSHIDLSGSPDFVKLAEAYGVRGFRAETKEEAERVWRDALETPGPALVDFVVDRDEMVYPMVPQGRALHEMILGGGGGI; this is encoded by the coding sequence ATGATCGAGAGCAACGCTTCGGCGCCGCCGGCGCCGATTCGATGCAGCGGCTCGGAAATTTTGCTCCGCACGCTGCTGGCCGAAGGAGTGGACGCCGTCTTCGGATATCCCGGCGGCGCGGTGCTGTATATGTACGACGCCATGCACGGCAATCCGGAGTTTCGGCACGTGCTGACGCGTCACGAGCAAGGCGCGATCCACGCCGCGGACGGCTACGCCCGGTCGACGGGGAAAACCGGAGTCTGCCTCGCGACGTCGGGGCCCGGCGCCACGAACCTCGTGACGGGCATCGCGGCCGCGTACGCGGATTCGGTTCCGCTCGTCGTCATTACCGGCAACGTCGCCACGGAGTTTACCGGGACGGACGCGTTCCAGGAAGCCGATATCGTCGGCATCACGCAGTCCATCACGAAACACAGTTATTACGTTCGAAGGGCGGAGGATCTCGCTAGAGTGCTGCGGGAGGCGTTCCATATCGCGGGGACGGGCCGGAAGGGGCCCGTGCTGGTGGACATCCCGAAGGATGTGTCGGCCGCCGAGGCCGAGTTCGCGCTGCCGGATCGCGTCGACGTTCCGGGCTATCGCGCGCCGAGCGGCTTCGACGCAGAGGCGGCGGCGCGCTTGGCGGCGCGGCTGCGGACGGCGCGGCGGCCGGCGCTGCTCGCGGGCGCGGGCGTCATCCACGCGGACGCGTCGGCGGAGCTCGCCGCCTTCGCCGAGCGGACGCAGTGTCCCGTCGCGGCGACGCTGCTCGGGCTCGGCGCTTTCCCGGCGGACCACCCGCTGTGGCTCGGCATGGCCGGCATGCACGGCACGGTGGCGGCGAATACGGCGCTGCAGGAGTGCGATCTGCTGATCGCCGTCGGGGCGCGGTTCGACGACCGGGTGACGATGAAACTCGACGCGTTCGCCCCGAAGGCGGCCGTCGCCCATATCGACATCGATCCGGCCGAAATCGGCAAGCTGGTGCCGACGGCGATCGCGGTCGAAGGCGACGCCCGCGGCGCGCTCGCGTGGCTCGCCCGCCATACGGAGCCCCGTTCGGACGGCGGCGCGTGGGTGCGGGAGCTCGCCTCGCGCAAGGCGCGCTTCCCGCTCGCCTACGACCGGAGCGGGGACGGGCTGAAGCCGCAGTACGTCATCGAGCTGATCGACCGGACGACGAACGGGGAGGCGATCGTGACGACCGACGTCGGCCAGCACCAGATGTGGACGGCGCAATTTTACCGGTTTCGGCGGCCGCGATCGCTGCTGACGTCGGGCGGACTCGGCGCGATGGGGTTCGGCTTCCCGGCCGCGATCGGCGCGCAGATCGGCAACCCGGACCGCGTCGTCGTCTCCGTTAACGGGGACGGGGGAATGCAGATGTGCGCCCAAGAGCTCGCCGTCTGCGCGATCCATCGGCTGCCGGTCAAAATCGCCGTCATCAACAACCGGACGCTCGGCATGATCCGGCAGTGGCAGAAGCTCATTTACGACGAGCGGTACAGCCACATCGATTTGTCGGGGAGCCCGGATTTCGTCAAGCTGGCGGAAGCGTACGGCGTGCGCGGCTTCCGGGCGGAGACGAAGGAGGAGGCGGAGCGCGTCTGGCGGGACGCCTTGGAGACGCCGGGGCCGGCGCTCGTCGACTTCGTCGTCGACCGCGACGAGATGGTGTATCCGATGGTGCCGCAGGGCCGCGCGCTGCACGAAATGATTTTGGGGGGAGGCGGCGGGATATGA
- a CDS encoding SDR family oxidoreductase: MATTTAQPPKTTFPPQHQDRQPGLESAMHPRPAFEDRAYKAAGKLLGKTALITGGDSGIGRAVAVTYAKEGADVAIVYLDEHADAEETKRQVEQEGRRCLLLPGDIGDEAFCREAVERAARELDGLDILVNNAAEQHPQNSIEAITAEQLERTFRTNVFGMFYLTKAALAHMKPGSAVVNTASVTAYHGNELLLDYSATKGAIVTFTRSLALQLVGRGIRVNGVAPGPIWTPLIPSTFNEEQVSKFGATTPMHRAGQPEELAPSYVFLACDDSSYMTGQILHVNGGMIVNG; the protein is encoded by the coding sequence ATGGCTACAACGACGGCTCAGCCTCCGAAGACGACGTTTCCCCCGCAGCACCAGGATCGTCAGCCGGGCCTGGAAAGCGCGATGCATCCGCGTCCCGCGTTCGAGGACCGGGCGTACAAGGCCGCCGGCAAGTTGCTGGGCAAAACCGCTCTCATCACCGGGGGCGACAGCGGCATCGGGAGGGCGGTCGCGGTCACCTACGCGAAAGAGGGCGCGGACGTGGCCATCGTGTACCTCGACGAGCATGCCGACGCGGAGGAAACGAAGCGGCAGGTGGAGCAGGAGGGAAGACGCTGCCTGCTTCTTCCGGGCGATATCGGGGACGAGGCGTTCTGCCGGGAGGCGGTCGAACGGGCGGCGCGGGAGCTCGACGGGCTGGACATTCTCGTCAACAACGCGGCGGAGCAGCACCCGCAGAACAGTATCGAGGCGATTACCGCCGAGCAGCTGGAGCGAACGTTCCGCACGAACGTATTCGGCATGTTTTACCTGACGAAGGCGGCTCTCGCTCATATGAAGCCGGGCTCGGCCGTCGTCAATACGGCTTCGGTTACGGCGTATCACGGGAACGAGCTGCTGCTCGACTACTCGGCGACGAAGGGCGCGATCGTCACGTTCACGCGCTCGCTCGCGCTGCAGCTCGTCGGCCGAGGTATCCGGGTCAACGGCGTGGCTCCGGGACCGATTTGGACGCCGCTCATCCCCTCGACCTTCAACGAGGAGCAGGTGTCGAAGTTCGGCGCGACGACGCCGATGCACCGCGCGGGACAGCCGGAGGAGCTCGCGCCGAGCTACGTATTTTTGGCGTGCGACGATTCTTCGTACATGACGGGGCAGATTTTGCACGTGAACGGTGGTATGATCGTTAACGGGTGA
- a CDS encoding helix-turn-helix domain-containing protein has product MYKQFFGKSIIQYAQEVRLKVARERMLYTQTPLEVIAETSGFPSYTYFYRVFKKAFGVSPKQYRSSNGSYLE; this is encoded by the coding sequence TTGTACAAACAGTTTTTCGGGAAAAGCATCATTCAATACGCGCAGGAGGTGCGGCTTAAAGTGGCGAGGGAGCGGATGCTGTACACGCAGACGCCGCTCGAGGTCATCGCGGAAACGTCGGGCTTTCCGAGTTATACGTATTTTTACCGCGTATTCAAAAAGGCGTTCGGCGTGTCGCCGAAACAGTACCGTAGCAGCAACGGATCATATTTGGAATGA
- a CDS encoding helix-turn-helix domain-containing protein gives MNVKMLTYIDTTVVRIAGGARADVAGEEALRFGYVKRERVSATMEDEAADFPASAGDWFFVPAFRTLALHNPGPAAAEIVLIRFRSAEEVPPWPDRAAPRTFRMPRSQAIADAFEAAGTARFESLRLEARLDLQSHLYAVAAASVAAIRSASGAADPLRRWVEEARRAMLERYDEPLDMEELARLSGASPTRFHQAFREQTGFSPHKWLTAVRLNASLARLSNAPASIMEVAHSVGYADELYFSRLFKKHMAVSPSEYVLRANRRIANLCPVFLGDFSALGITPAFAPPRGWTERPEELLPRLRAAEPDIIFTHPVPGELYDELRRIAPVEMIVWKGPGALSWKERLRRIAGTLELPGVAERWLSLFETKAANARAHVRKSLEGAPFLLVGAYAGGFRVFGNRRKKMSDLFYAELGFAPPPAALGIGFLDAERLEEIAALPCDNILLLIPDSLPESYGYRLASRWRELKSGPTACLLLRHSDPSLYNAAFYERLLDQTVNQLLRGDILKNPSEK, from the coding sequence GTGAACGTGAAAATGCTCACTTACATAGATACGACGGTCGTCCGCATCGCGGGAGGGGCGCGGGCGGACGTCGCCGGCGAGGAAGCGCTGCGGTTCGGCTACGTGAAGCGGGAACGCGTGTCGGCGACGATGGAAGACGAGGCTGCGGACTTTCCCGCGTCGGCGGGGGATTGGTTTTTCGTGCCGGCGTTCCGAACGCTTGCGCTGCATAATCCCGGCCCCGCAGCCGCGGAGATCGTCTTGATTCGCTTCCGGTCGGCGGAGGAGGTGCCGCCCTGGCCGGACCGCGCCGCGCCGCGCACGTTCCGGATGCCCCGCTCGCAGGCGATCGCGGATGCGTTCGAGGCGGCGGGGACGGCGCGCTTCGAGTCGCTGCGGCTCGAGGCGCGGCTCGATCTGCAGTCGCATTTGTACGCCGTCGCGGCCGCCTCGGTCGCGGCCATCCGGTCGGCGTCGGGCGCCGCGGATCCGCTCCGCCGCTGGGTCGAAGAGGCTCGGCGAGCGATGCTCGAGCGGTACGACGAACCGCTCGACATGGAAGAGCTGGCGCGGCTGTCCGGCGCGAGTCCGACCCGGTTCCACCAAGCGTTCCGCGAGCAGACCGGCTTCAGCCCGCACAAATGGCTGACCGCCGTGCGGCTGAACGCCTCGCTCGCGCGGCTGTCGAACGCGCCCGCTTCGATCATGGAAGTCGCGCATTCGGTCGGATACGCGGACGAGCTGTATTTCAGCCGGCTGTTCAAGAAGCATATGGCCGTGTCGCCTTCCGAATACGTCCTTCGCGCGAACCGGCGCATCGCCAACTTATGTCCCGTCTTCCTCGGGGACTTCTCGGCGCTCGGCATTACGCCTGCGTTCGCACCCCCGAGAGGGTGGACGGAACGGCCCGAGGAGCTGCTCCCGCGCCTTAGGGCCGCGGAGCCGGATATTATTTTTACCCATCCGGTGCCGGGCGAGCTGTACGACGAGCTGCGCCGCATCGCGCCGGTCGAGATGATCGTGTGGAAAGGGCCGGGGGCGCTCTCTTGGAAAGAAAGGCTGCGCCGCATCGCGGGGACGCTCGAGCTGCCCGGCGTCGCGGAACGGTGGCTGTCGCTGTTCGAGACGAAAGCGGCGAACGCGCGGGCCCACGTGCGCAAATCGCTCGAAGGGGCGCCGTTTCTGCTCGTCGGCGCTTACGCCGGAGGCTTCCGCGTGTTCGGGAACCGGCGCAAGAAGATGAGCGACTTGTTTTACGCGGAATTGGGCTTCGCCCCGCCGCCGGCGGCGCTCGGCATCGGCTTCCTCGACGCGGAGCGGCTCGAGGAGATCGCGGCGCTGCCCTGCGACAACATTCTGCTGCTGATCCCGGATTCGCTGCCGGAGTCGTACGGATACCGGCTCGCCAGCCGCTGGAGAGAGCTGAAATCCGGCCCTACGGCGTGCCTGCTGCTCCGCCATTCCGATCCGTCGTTGTACAACGCGGCCTTCTACGAACGTCTGCTGGATCAGACCGTCAATCAGCTGCTGCGAGGCGACATTTTAAAAAATCCATCCGAAAAATGA